The bacterium region GTAAGCGAGGGGTGCGCGTCTGTTCTACGGAAGTTCAGGCTTTACCGTCATAAGAGTAAGAACCTTAATAAGATTACTCCCTTTCCTTTCATAGGGCAATGGGTATAATCCGGCAAAGCTTATCTTGGTGCTAGGGGGGAAAAGAGAAATGTTAATCCGATTGCTCGTTTTATTAAGTCTTGTAAGCATGACGTTGGGGGTTTTTGCAGATAATCGAGGGAACCAACTTCTTCGGAAACATGCTGCCAAGCTGGCCGCGGCTCAATCACTTAATGCGGAAGTAAGAGTGACTTCAGCCGAGGATAATTACACGATTTCTATTCAAATTCTTCGTCCCGATAAAGTCAAATTGGTCACGAAAACTTTGGTAAAAACCTCGGATGGGACGACCCAATGGTTCTATTACCCGCAGTCAAATTCATACATCAAAAGCAAGCCCGGCGATCCTGCGAACGTTCTGGATGTCGATGAAGTGGCCGTCTGGAAACCCTTCTTTAAACCTAAAGCTTTTGATGTGATTAAGGATGCAACCTATGTCGGCATGGAAAAGATCGGCACAACCCAATATGACGTAGTCAGGTTCACGACCCTAAACAAAAGCACTGTAAAGCTTTATATCGACCCGGCTACAGGCATTGGAAAACATGCTGATATTAATGTAAAAAAGCTCAAACCCTTATTAGTTATCAGCAAGAGCTTCACACTTGATGATCCGAACCTTAATGCCTCAACGTTCGCTTGGACAATTCCGGCTGGCGCAAAGGAAGTCACTGAAGCAGAGATGACAGGCTTCGGATGGCTAACCGACTGGGACAAAGCTCTCGCTTTTGCAAAACAGCAGCGCAAGCCTGTTCTTATTGATTTCTACGCTGATTGGTGCCACTGGTGCAAGGTCTTAGATAAGGATGTCTTCCCAACCGCTGAATTCAATGAGCAAGCAAAGAATTTCATCCTTCTGAAGGTAAATGGAGAAATCCAAGCCTCCCTTGCCGAACGCTTTGGCATCAGTGGATATCCGACGGCGATTTTCGTGGATTACAATGGCAATGTAATTCATGAAATTGTAGGCTATTTACCCTTAGCAGGTTACATTGAAGAAATGAAAACCGCCCTAAGCAAAGCCCCTAAGTAGAGCGGCAAGTAGAGAATGATTCGACAAAAAAGACCGTCAAAAGGCGGTCTTTTTTGTTCGGGAAGCCTTTATTCGGTGTGTAATATAAGCTTTGCCAATTATAATAAATCCGCTTCCCTTCGTAGGCCTTTAGGCCATATCGAAGGGAAGCGGAGACCCCCTTGTATTCCCCCTTGGAAAGGGGGAAATTCC contains the following coding sequences:
- a CDS encoding thioredoxin family protein — encoded protein: MLIRLLVLLSLVSMTLGVFADNRGNQLLRKHAAKLAAAQSLNAEVRVTSAEDNYTISIQILRPDKVKLVTKTLVKTSDGTTQWFYYPQSNSYIKSKPGDPANVLDVDEVAVWKPFFKPKAFDVIKDATYVGMEKIGTTQYDVVRFTTLNKSTVKLYIDPATGIGKHADINVKKLKPLLVISKSFTLDDPNLNASTFAWTIPAGAKEVTEAEMTGFGWLTDWDKALAFAKQQRKPVLIDFYADWCHWCKVLDKDVFPTAEFNEQAKNFILLKVNGEIQASLAERFGISGYPTAIFVDYNGNVIHEIVGYLPLAGYIEEMKTALSKAPK